A single Tenacibaculum sp. 190524A02b DNA region contains:
- a CDS encoding EamA family transporter — MIYLILSIVFSTSLFVIFKYFNVFKVNTLQAIVVNYIVAFVLGIFSAGAYTKLATINAQPWMYGAVVLGFLFVTIFFVMAKTAQNNGVSVASIAGKMSVVVPIVFGIVLYNESITILKVLGILIALIAVYLSSVKEERSNTKAGIVLPILLFLGSGIIDTTIKYVETNFVPEDGVDFFSGSLFGFAAFFGIVILLGKQFVVKEKLEVKSVLAGLVLGVPNYYSIVFLIKALQNKNFESSTLFTINNVGVVIFSTVVGLLLFRENFSTKNKIGVGLAILGIILVTIA; from the coding sequence ATGATATACTTAATATTAAGTATAGTTTTTTCAACTTCATTATTTGTAATATTTAAGTATTTCAATGTTTTTAAGGTAAATACATTACAAGCAATAGTTGTCAACTATATCGTGGCATTTGTTTTAGGGATATTTTCTGCAGGTGCATATACAAAATTAGCAACAATTAATGCTCAACCTTGGATGTACGGAGCAGTCGTTTTAGGTTTTCTATTCGTGACTATATTTTTTGTAATGGCAAAAACAGCACAAAATAATGGGGTCTCAGTAGCTTCCATAGCAGGGAAAATGTCGGTAGTAGTTCCTATTGTTTTTGGAATAGTATTATACAATGAAAGTATTACCATACTTAAAGTTTTAGGAATATTAATAGCTTTAATAGCAGTATACTTATCTTCTGTAAAAGAAGAAAGGTCAAATACAAAAGCAGGAATTGTTTTACCAATACTTTTGTTTCTAGGGTCAGGGATAATTGATACTACAATAAAATATGTTGAAACTAATTTTGTTCCAGAGGATGGTGTTGATTTTTTTTCAGGTAGTTTATTTGGTTTTGCAGCTTTTTTTGGAATAGTAATTCTGTTAGGGAAACAGTTTGTCGTTAAAGAAAAACTTGAAGTTAAAAGTGTTTTAGCTGGGCTTGTATTAGGGGTTCCGAATTACTATTCTATAGTATTTTTAATAAAAGCACTTCAAAATAAAAACTTTGAAAGCTCTACATTATTTACTATTAATAATGTAGGGGTTGTAATATTTTCCACAGTAGTTGGACTTTTATTATTTAGAGAAAATTTTAGTACAAAGAATAAGATAGGAGTAGGTTTAGCTATTCTGGGAATTATACTAGTAACCATTGCTTAA
- a CDS encoding YigZ family protein: MSDIKDTYKTITNPSKETLFKDRNSKFFGYAFPVFSEDDVKQRLEELRKLHHTARHHCYAWQIGTESIRFRANDDGEPSNSAGQPIYGQIQAFDLTNVLIVSVRYFGGTKLGVGGLINAYRSSAKLAIEASEIVEKTIDVHFKLLFGYDMMNKVQRIIKERSLSIINQKLELDCEYIISVRKKEAEVIFNVFDSLFKVEIKKV, from the coding sequence ATGAGTGATATAAAAGACACATATAAAACAATTACAAATCCATCTAAAGAAACGTTATTTAAAGATAGGAACAGTAAGTTTTTTGGGTATGCTTTCCCAGTTTTTTCAGAAGATGATGTAAAACAACGATTAGAGGAGCTTAGAAAGTTACATCATACAGCAAGACATCATTGCTATGCATGGCAAATAGGAACGGAAAGTATAAGATTTAGAGCAAATGATGATGGAGAGCCAAGTAATTCAGCAGGACAACCTATTTATGGACAAATCCAAGCATTTGATTTAACAAATGTGTTAATTGTTTCAGTACGTTATTTTGGAGGGACTAAACTTGGGGTTGGAGGTTTGATAAATGCATATAGATCCTCAGCTAAATTGGCTATTGAAGCTTCTGAAATTGTAGAAAAGACAATTGATGTTCATTTCAAATTATTGTTTGGATACGATATGATGAATAAAGTTCAGAGAATTATTAAGGAAAGAAGCTTAAGTATTATTAATCAAAAATTAGAGTTAGATTGTGAGTATATAATTTCTGTTAGAAAAAAAGAGGCTGAAGTAATTTTTAATGTTTTTGATTCTCTTTTTAAAGTTGAAATAAAGAAAGTATAG
- a CDS encoding HAD-IA family hydrolase: MIKNIIFDFGDVFINLDKQATYKELEKLGVTEVSDEMMQVYYKYEMGLLSTDEFVTFFHDKFNLDKQSLVNAWNAILLDFPLHRLEFLKELAENKQYRLFLLSNTNDLHITWIQNDWGQKLYNEFKNCFEKFYLSHEIHLRKPNQDIYEFVLEENELKAEETFFIDDTEENTLAAKDLGIKIWNIIPGEEDVTKLLDRKEFL, from the coding sequence ATGATTAAAAATATCATTTTCGATTTTGGAGACGTGTTTATCAATCTTGATAAACAGGCTACCTATAAAGAATTAGAGAAACTTGGGGTTACGGAAGTATCAGATGAAATGATGCAGGTTTATTATAAGTATGAAATGGGATTACTATCTACTGATGAGTTTGTAACTTTTTTTCATGATAAATTCAATTTGGATAAGCAAAGTTTGGTTAATGCATGGAATGCTATTCTTTTAGATTTTCCTTTACATAGACTTGAGTTTTTAAAAGAGTTAGCAGAAAACAAACAATACCGTTTGTTTTTATTAAGTAATACAAATGATTTACATATTACTTGGATACAAAATGATTGGGGACAAAAACTATATAATGAGTTTAAAAACTGTTTTGAAAAATTTTATTTGTCACATGAAATTCATTTAAGAAAACCTAATCAGGATATTTATGAATTTGTTTTAGAAGAAAATGAATTAAAAGCAGAAGAGACTTTTTTTATAGATGATACAGAAGAAAATACGTTAGCTGCTAAAGATTTAGGGATAAAAATATGGAATATCATTCCTGGTGAAGAAGATGTGACTAAATTATTAGATAGAAAAGAGTTTTTATAA